One part of the uncultured Bacteroides sp. genome encodes these proteins:
- a CDS encoding fibronectin type III domain-containing protein — MSKITPLKKRGATFFIFLFLLVFNYTNCYSDTIVPKLDGQTASSVGWTLNNLSKKTDYWLMNSSDSYAETTQFYDFSVFTEISITSKIGTFSDYKCSSTKLEISEDGINWTLLQENSFSGPSTGTIFTFTNTFSYKHAKIRLSAINANVNAGPKILSIEIKGTAKFISKPTTNSASNITNNSFLANWNNCDNAADYILNVYNKTVGNYEKTILNEDFREQVKYEEYIELATYLPKWSGDLIKIVTSDSETEKFLRVGVSNTAGYIQTPALNLSGNSGNFELSFDIGTVSISKATTVNLYVNNNLIKNVAVNASSQLVTQHFSYPLTGGTNSSIIRFQGGMKNNYGFVIDNIKITQVLDSIETSVPGFPKQVGNTTSYNIDGLNQNTNYYYTVKATNGYITTNESEAVCIKTLPEDQQTVEADEVKIYNDETITGDLRIFDGAKINGKVTVKGEISYVCKFSPSKWHSFSLPFIPKVVGGYINGIAYALRPNHDYFLKSYQNEKFVNNTFNGSGYIIKVLPNIDNGEVFFFSDKGITLNENNNIYSINNGYTHLGNPYTYSISPKELVSADKYYCLKNNKFVESDEDLLPFQSFIAYKGTKLNQTSYEISIEPESVGISTAKAKEIKIWQNEGNLWITGTEDEINIYSAQGKLVYTGYNDGKTPIQLLPGIYLIRTKNSNTKIIIK; from the coding sequence ATGTCAAAGATTACCCCACTCAAAAAGCGAGGAGCAACCTTCTTTATTTTTCTTTTCTTACTTGTTTTTAATTACACAAACTGTTACAGTGACACAATTGTTCCAAAATTAGATGGACAAACTGCATCATCCGTCGGATGGACGTTAAACAACTTATCAAAAAAAACTGATTACTGGCTCATGAATAGTAGCGATTCATATGCAGAGACTACACAGTTTTATGATTTCTCAGTCTTCACAGAGATTAGCATTACATCTAAAATTGGGACATTTTCTGATTACAAATGCTCCTCTACTAAACTTGAAATTTCAGAAGACGGTATAAACTGGACGCTATTACAAGAAAACTCATTTTCTGGACCTTCAACAGGAACCATATTTACATTTACTAACACATTTTCTTACAAGCATGCTAAAATAAGACTAAGTGCCATAAATGCCAACGTGAATGCCGGTCCTAAAATACTAAGTATTGAAATAAAAGGAACAGCAAAATTTATTTCCAAACCAACTACAAATAGCGCCAGTAACATTACAAACAACTCATTTCTTGCTAATTGGAATAATTGCGATAATGCAGCCGATTACATACTTAATGTATATAACAAGACAGTTGGTAACTATGAAAAAACAATATTAAACGAAGATTTTAGAGAACAAGTAAAATACGAGGAATACATAGAATTAGCAACATATCTTCCTAAATGGAGTGGAGATCTTATTAAGATAGTAACATCTGACTCAGAAACTGAAAAATTCTTAAGAGTTGGAGTGTCAAATACAGCAGGATACATTCAAACTCCTGCGCTTAATCTATCAGGTAATAGCGGAAATTTTGAGCTTAGCTTTGACATAGGAACTGTTAGTATCAGCAAAGCCACAACTGTCAACCTCTATGTCAATAACAATCTTATTAAAAATGTAGCTGTCAATGCCTCAAGCCAATTAGTAACTCAACACTTCAGCTACCCACTAACTGGTGGAACAAACAGCTCTATAATAAGGTTTCAGGGAGGTATGAAGAATAACTATGGATTTGTAATAGACAACATAAAAATAACACAAGTCCTTGATAGTATAGAAACTTCAGTCCCTGGCTTTCCTAAACAAGTTGGAAACACAACATCATACAATATAGATGGTCTTAATCAAAACACGAACTATTACTATACAGTAAAAGCTACTAATGGATATATAACCACAAATGAATCTGAAGCAGTATGTATAAAAACACTTCCCGAAGACCAACAGACAGTTGAAGCAGATGAAGTAAAAATATATAATGACGAAACTATAACTGGAGACCTACGTATATTTGACGGAGCTAAAATAAATGGGAAAGTTACTGTTAAAGGAGAAATATCTTATGTTTGCAAATTCTCACCAAGTAAATGGCATAGCTTCTCTCTCCCATTTATTCCAAAAGTCGTAGGAGGCTATATTAATGGAATAGCATACGCTTTAAGACCTAATCATGACTATTTTCTAAAAAGCTATCAAAATGAGAAGTTTGTCAATAATACATTCAATGGCAGCGGATATATAATAAAAGTCTTACCCAATATTGATAATGGAGAAGTATTTTTCTTTTCTGATAAAGGAATAACACTCAATGAAAACAATAATATCTATTCCATTAACAATGGGTATACACATTTAGGCAATCCATATACATATAGTATTAGCCCAAAAGAGCTTGTTTCTGCAGACAAGTATTATTGTCTGAAAAACAATAAATTCGTTGAAAGTGATGAAGATCTCCTGCCATTTCAGTCATTCATCGCCTATAAAGGAACAAAACTTAATCAAACATCATACGAGATTTCAATCGAACCTGAAAGTGTAGGTATCTCAACAGCTAAAGCTAAAGAAATAAAAATTTGGCAGAACGAAGGAAACTTATGGATTACAGGCACCGAAGATGAAATTAATATCTATTCTGCTCAGGGTAAGCTTGTTTATACAGGATACAATGATGGAAAAACACCAATACAACTTCTTCCAGGTATATATTTAATAAGAACAAAAAATTCAAACACCAAAATAATTATCAAATAA
- the rbfA gene encoding 30S ribosome-binding factor RbfA, whose product METTRQNKIARLLQKELSDIFLLQTKSMKGVLVSVSAVRISPDMSIARVYLSVFPSDKGTELVKNINDNMKSIRFELGTRVRHQLRIIPELKFFIDDSLDYIEKIDSLLK is encoded by the coding sequence ATGGAAACTACCAGACAAAATAAAATAGCCCGTTTACTCCAAAAGGAACTGAGTGATATCTTCTTGTTGCAGACAAAATCAATGAAGGGAGTTCTGGTTTCAGTTAGTGCAGTAAGAATTAGCCCTGATATGAGTATTGCTCGTGTATATCTGAGCGTTTTTCCTTCAGATAAAGGAACTGAATTAGTAAAGAATATAAATGATAACATGAAGTCTATTCGTTTTGAATTAGGGACTCGTGTGCGTCATCAGTTGAGAATTATTCCTGAACTAAAATTCTTTATAGATGATTCGCTTGACTATATTGAAAAAATTGATTCTTTGTTGAAATAG
- a CDS encoding FtsX-like permease family protein, with protein sequence MNFPIYIAKRYLFSKKSHNAINIISAISVCGVALATLALVCTLSVFNGFQDMVASFFTAFDPQIKITVAHGKTFDTKDERIQKIRSLKDVAVFTETLEENAMVQYKGRQAMAVIKGVQDNFEELTKIDSILYGNGRFVLHDSIVDYCVMGVELVSKLSSGVKFVDPLEVYAPIRDAKVNMANPAASFNMQYLYSPGVVFIVKQLKYDGSYILTSLDFARRLFHYTTEASAIELKLKPEANVDKVKNDIKQILGDSFVVKDRYEQQADVFRIMKIEKFISYLFLTFILMIACFNVIGSLSMLIIDKKNDVETLRNLGASDKLIARIFLFEGRMISTIGSVIGIVLGLVLCYIQQKYGIISLGGSHGTFVVDAYPVSVRPLDILLIFITVLVVGYLSVWYPVRYLSKRLLVK encoded by the coding sequence GTGAATTTTCCTATTTACATAGCTAAGCGTTATCTTTTTTCTAAAAAATCTCATAACGCAATTAATATAATTTCTGCAATATCTGTTTGTGGAGTTGCCCTTGCTACACTTGCTTTGGTTTGTACTTTATCTGTATTTAATGGCTTTCAGGATATGGTAGCCTCTTTCTTTACAGCTTTTGATCCACAAATTAAAATAACTGTGGCCCACGGAAAGACATTTGATACAAAGGATGAACGTATTCAAAAAATACGCTCTTTGAAGGATGTTGCAGTATTTACTGAAACCCTTGAAGAAAATGCTATGGTGCAGTATAAAGGACGCCAGGCAATGGCTGTGATAAAGGGAGTTCAGGACAATTTTGAGGAACTGACAAAGATTGATAGCATCCTTTATGGTAATGGCCGATTTGTACTTCATGATTCCATTGTGGATTATTGTGTAATGGGGGTTGAGTTAGTCTCAAAATTAAGTTCAGGAGTCAAGTTTGTCGATCCGTTGGAGGTTTATGCACCGATAAGGGATGCAAAAGTGAACATGGCAAATCCTGCAGCCTCATTTAATATGCAGTATCTTTATTCTCCAGGTGTTGTCTTTATTGTTAAGCAGCTGAAATACGATGGTTCGTATATTCTAACATCTCTTGATTTTGCCAGAAGGCTGTTCCATTATACAACAGAAGCTTCAGCTATTGAATTAAAGCTAAAACCTGAAGCGAATGTAGATAAGGTGAAGAATGATATAAAGCAAATTCTTGGTGACTCATTTGTTGTAAAGGATAGATATGAGCAACAAGCAGATGTTTTTCGTATTATGAAGATTGAAAAATTTATATCATATCTTTTCTTGACCTTTATTTTGATGATTGCATGCTTTAATGTGATTGGATCGCTTTCAATGCTTATTATTGATAAAAAGAATGATGTTGAGACTCTTCGGAATTTGGGAGCAAGTGATAAATTAATAGCGCGTATTTTTCTTTTCGAAGGTAGGATGATTTCAACGATTGGGTCTGTAATTGGCATTGTTCTTGGACTAGTACTTTGTTATATTCAGCAAAAATATGGAATAATCTCATTAGGTGGCTCTCATGGAACTTTTGTTGTTGATGCATATCCTGTGAGCGTTCGCCCGTTAGATATATTGCTTATTTTTATCACAGTCTTGGTTGTTGGGTACCTTTCTGTTTGGTATCCCGTTCGTTATCTGAGTAAACGCTTGCTTGTAAAATAG